AACCACTCTCAGCAAATGCCCTGTTTAGAACATGTTTGAATATATCCGTGAAGCAGTGGCGTGCTCAACCTACAAACACTCTTTCAAATAATCATATGGTCTCATATCTCTATAAAACTATAATGgcggatgtttttttttttcgctgtcGTTGTGGTTCAAGGGGAGAAACCATAAATTTGAGTAAAAATAGCGAACAATGGATTATACCCTTTCGTACACATGCAGTCAGCCTATGGCCATAATCATCACTCTCTCGAAATTAGTTTTCTTTTCCAATAAAAATGtcagaagaaaaagaataatTCAGACACTACAGGGCTACGTTGGGTTCCTTGTGTACATCTGTGGTGAAATCATTTTTTATGAGCACTATCAGCACTCTTCTATTTAAAAAGTGTGTAACAGCGACGAAAAACATTCCTGGTTATTTTATCCACGTGTGATAATTAGAAAGGCGTCAATTTTTAGTGGATTGAATTATATGCAGAGGATCTAGTCTATTTAATTTCAAGGTTCTTCGCACTTGGACACTTGGACGCTTCTTAcaaatactattttcaatcCATTCGATCATTTACCAGATTTTAAAGCCTCGAACGATTCTCTCTAACTTAACTGAGCCTCGATGTGAGACGTTAAAGCCactatattttctttattgaaGAAAGTCATATTATAAACCTGGATGTTGATTTTCATCGTCGTGGAGTACATCGAGCGTTCTGTCAGATAACACTCTAAGATCACTCTTCCACGACATCCCTCATCCTGtacattttatttcttcattttaATTCAGTATCTTTTCTTGTCTCCAGGTGGCTCTCTGGAAATTCGGAAGTatcctttttcttttgttccTGTACAACTTGccattttcctttttcagaTCCCAATCCTAACCCGCCGATGTCAGAAGAGCTGAAGGGAATAGTCTTGGTTACTTATTCCCAGACTTTGGATGCCATTTAATCATCTCCTTAAATGCCTTCATTTGCTTTCTCATCATCCATTGCACTTCTGTAGAGTATCGAGGACTCTCAGCTAAGGCGGCGAAACACTTGTACAAGCTGGTGAGAATGCGGGAGAGTTCTTCTCCATCAAGATGAGTCACCTTCATTTTATCAATCACAATGCAACACAACCTCTCGAGAGAGTCGAATAGGTGGCGATGGGGATCTTCTTTCGTCAGTGGTAATGCTGCTTCAATTACAGAAAGTAATGAAATCACAACTCTGTCAGAACTTGGCCCAGAGAGGTTTTTACTCAAGGCTTCAACTGTGCGAATAAGAGGTTTCAGATCATCAGACAATTTTACCCTGTGGATCAGTGTGTTACAAAGTTTGTCTGTCAATTCAAACAACTGCTTTTGCCCGGCGTCAGAGGGTTGAAGAAAACGGCCTAGGTCTTCTACCGTCTTCTGAATTCGATCAAGACCCTTTACAGACTCTGTGTCCTGTGATATCTCATCTGCCATCTTAACGATCAGGTCGAGGATTTTCCGATTGTCCTGTGATGTGGGCTTCACCAAACTGGTTAAAATAGAAATCACCCTTTCTAACCGGTCAAGTCCACTATCTGCAGATCCCGACTCGTTCATTACTCTTTCCGTTATCTTGAGTATGTTCTCATTGTGCTTAGGGATAAGCTTTGTAATTTCCTGCTTAACGATCTCTGATGAGTGCCACATTTTTGATAAATCATCAGTAGCGGTTATTAGTGCGTCGAAGCTGCTTTTACTCATGGGATCTTGTTCGATTTGTCTTAATAAAATAGTGTAGTACTGAGGGAGAAGTTTGGACAGTTGTTGTTTTCCCTCGTCTGTAACACACCACGAAAATTTTGACAAATCATGCGTTGCGGCTATTAGTGCATTGTGACATCCTTCACTCATTGGCTCCTGCTCGATGTTCTTTAAGAGGAACGTGTTGTACTTAAAGAGAATTTCGGCTACCTCTTCTTTACCCTTGTAAGGGAGATCCCAGGCAATACTTGCCAAATCACGTGTTGTGTCTCTCAGTGCTTGGTAACTTTTTTCAATCTTGGGATCTTGTTCTATTATCTTTATCACGATCTCATGGTACTTGGGAATCAGTTTGGCGTACTCTTCCTTTCCTATTTCTGAGGAGCTCGtaagtttttttaattcacACATCATCGCTTTCAGCTCGCCGTAGCTCTTGTCACTCGTGGGATCTTGTTCGATGGTCTTTATCATGATCTCGTGGTACTTGGGAATCAGTTTGGCGTACTCTTCCTTTCCTATTTCTGAGGAGCTCGtaagtttttttaattcacACATCATCGCTTTCAGCTCGCCGTAGCTCTTGTCACTCGTGGGATCTTGTTCGATGGTCTTTATAATGATCTCATGGTACTTGGGAATCAGTTTGGCGTGCTCCTCCTTTGCTTGATCAAAGTCTCGCAAACCGTCTACCAAATCATGCGTCGTGTCTCTCAGTGCTTGGTAGCTTTTTTCACTCTTGGGATCTTGTTCGATGTTCTTTATCATGATCTCATGGTACTTAGGAATTAGTTTGGCGTGCTTTGTCTGTGCTTGAAAATTGTCTCGCAAACCGTCTACCAAATCATGTGTCGTGTCCCTCAATGCTTGGTAGCTTTTTTCACTCTTGGGATCTTGTTCGATGTTCTTTATCATAATCTCATGGTACTTGGGAATTAGTTTGGCGTGCTCCTCGTTCGCTTGATAAATGTCTCGCAAAGCGTATAACAAATCATGTGTCGTGTCCCTCAATGCTTGGTAGCTTTTTTCACTCTTGGGATCTTGTTCGATGTTCTTTATCATGATCTCATGGTACTTGGGAATTAGTTTGGCAAGCTCTTCTTTCCCTTCTTTAACATTCATTACACTATTGTTCAAGTCGTGAACAATGTTTTTCAAGAATCCGAGTTCTTTATCccttaaggaatcttcaaaacAAGAAACATTTTCGAGAAGCACCTTGTGATGAGCAACCAAGAGCTGGAGCAATTCTTCTCTTTCACTTTCCGTTAACTCTTTCTCCTTCAGCTTGTCAACAAACTTTGAAGTGTTTTCTTGGATCATTTGCGCCAGGGCCGCTTCAATGACTTTTCGTTTCTCCTTCTCGCGTTGTGCTGCATCCTCGGCTTCTCTTATGCGCCTCATCAACTCTTGTTCCACCTCATGGTCGTGTTCGTCAGCCGACGGAGTGTCAGGGTCAGATTCTAAAATATACAAATGATGTTTTGTGAGTTCAAGTAGGCCCTAGATGTTTTCAAAGTTTACACATTTCTTCTGGATCCGATGCATTGTgatgtatcttttttttgCCGCAAATAATGTATGTACCGTTATGATTCGAATAAGCACCCTCCTTCAAATGAGCGCTCTTCTTCCCAGCATCCCCCTCGACATGGAATTTTAAAATAGGCGCCCCCTCCCAAGCGCCGCATTCCCCTCCCTCCTAAAACAAATCACACCTTGAATGGAATCGTAGCTACTGCGCATGTGCGAGTACGTTGCTTAAGATCATAGGTTCGAATCCTCCCCACTGatcattatcttttttttcttttctcctttttttaaatccatTGGAGTCTCtgtataaaaagaaatatccCAGAAATACATAATAACATTACAGTTGTAAACAATTGCCTGCAGTAGCTACATGTACGTTGCGGGCCTATTTTTTATACTGTGGTTTCAATTTGTGGTTTagaatctgtttttttttttcgccgaAATGAAAAAGtgccccctgccccccccccccccccaaaaaaaaaaaataataaataataagcacCGGGTTGATTCGAATCTAgcttttgagggggggggggggttgccgaTCGTCTaacttttgagggggggggggggagggtggccGTCTAGCttttgagggggagggggggccgACCGTCTAGCTTTTGATGGGGGAAAGGTGGGCCGACCGTCTAGCTTTTGATGGGGGGAAGGTGGGCCGACTAGCTTTTGATGGGGGGAAGGTGGGCCGACCGTCTAGCTTTTGATGGGGGGAAGGTGAGCCGACTAGCGTTTGATGGGGGGAAGGTGAGCCGACTAGCTTTTGATGGGGGGAAGGTGGGCCGACTAGCTTTTGATGGGGGAAAGGTGGGCCGACCGTCTAGCTTTTGATGGGGGGAAGGTGGGCCGACCGTCTAGCTTTTGATGGGGGGAAGGTGGGCCGACCGTCTAGCTTTTGATGGGGGGAAGGTTGGCCGACCGTCTAGCTTTTGATGGGGGGTGGACCGTCTAGCTTTTGATGGGGGGGAGGTGGGCCGACCATCTAAAACAAGCACATGCTTCGTAGGGGAATCAACCACTTGGCCCCGCTATAACCCCACAATACTGGGAACATTCCTCCTCTCCTTGCTCTGATAACAAACCAAAGCAATATGAGACTATTTGGAGACCATGTAAtacacgcaaaaaaaaaacttactcATTTGATTCCAGCAGTTAACAAAGTCTTCAGGATCTATCTCTGTCTGGAGTTTGATCTCTTTCAGATTGTACAGTTGTAAGACCTCATCGGCCACCAACAGCTTCTCCATTTCTTCATTCAAGCGACCAGTCTGGGAATCATCCCAAAGCTTTTGCAGACCCTCAAGTGACTGGCATGAGATTGTAATGCTCAGACTATTGGTCTCTTCGGAAGTGACATACTCAGCATTATATCGCGTTGTAAAAAGATCATATGCAATTTTTCGGTAATAAGTTGGTAATAGGTTGAGCCCCTGGATAAAAGTTTCAACGATAGTatgcatgatttttttatacaaaggATGCAATGAAGGGGATGACGGTGGAGATGGCCATACAGTATTTAAATCGATGTGGATGTTGAGTGGACAagctgaaataaaataaaatgaaataaaatagatGTAAGAAGAGTGGACACTGTAGAAGCCTTGACATTGTGGAGGCGATTTTTAGAGAACAAGCACTAAAGTTCAAGCTTGAGAGCTTAATAAAAATACCTTAGGGATTGTTCATTAATAACACcgagagggggggagggaagattttAACTCaagacaacattttttttttcggtgcccaccccccctccccctcccccttatagaaccccaaaattttctttcttttccccttagaggacctttttttctgtgccCCTCCTTTTGATGGTTAAACATTTTTGGAGcccccctcaatatcttcccttccccccccccccccttggtgtatttaatgaacactcccttagtACTATATATTGTAAACGCTCGTTTAGCGTTCAAATAAAAGCGCCCCCCTTAATAAAGATAAACATACAACAATCGAATCAGTTTATATGTATGCATTTGCCTTTGCAACGGtacgtgaaaaaaaaaacggcgtCTAAACTAGGCAGGAGTGTTAcgccgcaaaatgtaataactaagTCAAAATGTAATTTTAATGTTATCTtgcgttattacatttcgcgttaaggtacattttgcgttgaatgttattacattttgcgtagTAACAAGGAGTAACATTTTGCGGAGTTAAAAGGAGCGTGACGTATGAATGGGGCCTTACGTTATGGTCGCACGGTCGCTATTGACAGTTTCGCTGATGTTCGGAATGATTTTGCTCGTACTGACCATCCAGTAAAATCCTTCCACATTTCAAAACCATGCTTTTAATTAGCCGAAAATACGGAATTTTAAATTCATTCTCTGAATTTTGACCAACCATTTTTaggaaatattattttttaataaatacgTCAATTTCTACTGGAATTGATCGTAGAGATATTTTCTTCTGCTTGATTCTCCACAGAAGGTAAGATATATTCGCCAAATATACTTCTCTTGAATGTAGATacattttgcatgtttttccTTATGCCTTTTTCCTTCGAATGTAAGAGACGACAGCAAACTTGAAATCAAATGACAAATCGAGGGCCAATCATAGCGGTTATCGGACCCGagggaaaaaaacaacattgaattttgaaaaaaaaaacctcaacCTCTTCCCAGCGACTACTTTTAAAAAGACTTTAATAAGCGCCCGGGGAGCTTAAATGAGCATTTATGGTAAATGGAGTTAGTTCTTTGTATGTATCTGTTACAAGGGACCATCATTGCGCTCCCTCTCACCTTCCTCCAATTTCGTTCACAAACTCATGTCATATCACAAGAGGCAGCGACAGCATATTTGCATATTTGTTATGGGGGAGGAGAaaggaagagggggggggggtcagcTATGAAATGTGAAAATGTTAGTTCTAAACTGTTAAAATTACTGCAAAATGTCTCAATTTTTTGGCAATTTGCGTATCTCAAGGCATGgtttatttctttatattattattggcGGCAGCCTCTcgaccctccccctcccagtCTGTGCCGCCGCGGCTTcaatagggaccttaagcagcGACAACGGGAACGTTGGACGACGTggacgacgacggcagaaaacagaAATACGTGTGGTTGGTCGAATCCGAAACTTTTCGATTATGGAATCCGTGTGGACGGTTGAATCCGTAACTTTTCGAttacgatgacgtcataatcgTACCCAGTCTCTAGCCgtagaataaaacaa
The DNA window shown above is from Nematostella vectensis chromosome 15, jaNemVect1.1, whole genome shotgun sequence and carries:
- the LOC116610604 gene encoding uncharacterized protein LOC116610604 isoform X2; this translates as MSSAPDLLDAERENYVRLLQLLVEGGTSALRKQFKDGLDKLYPDETLGEVLKAKEGQLQQLKKKGKLNQTQWRMLYPASGDPNMNNFDITLLSVLLRNIGSSKRPPTDPFWNNYPHDTDTSKEANYVRLRFLRNEIGHYPKITIKEGEFETYWMRISNVLISLGGNKDEIDNLKTKRPATRDYVGVLQQWRASDDEILQELHKQRKEMKQSFEEAKQSFEEAKQSFEEAKQSFEEAKQRDEEAKQRDEEAKQRDEEAKQRDEEAKQRDEEAKQVIIINKFACPLNIHIDLNTVWPSPPSSPSLHPLYKKIMHTIVETFIQGLNLLPTYYRKIAYDLFTTRYNAEYVTSEETNSLSITISCQSLEGLQKLWDDSQTGRLNEEMEKLLVADEVLQLYNLKEIKLQTEIDPEDFVNCWNQMKSDPDTPSADEHDHEVEQELMRRIREAEDAAQREKEKRKVIEAALAQMIQENTSKFVDKLKEKELTESEREELLQLLVAHHKVLLENVSCFEDSLRDKELGFLKNIVHDLNNSVMNVKEGKEELAKLIPKYHEIMIKNIEQDPKSEKSYQALRDTTHDLLYALRDIYQANEEHAKLIPKYHEIMIKNIEQDPKSEKSYQALRDTTHDLVDGLRDNFQAQTKHAKLIPKYHEIMIKNIEQDPKSEKSYQALRDTTHDLVDGLRDFDQAKEEHAKLIPKYHEIIIKTIEQDPTSDKSYGELKAMMCELKKLTSSSEIGKEEYAKLIPKYHEIMIKTIEQDPTSDKSYGELKAMMCELKKLTSSSEIGKEEYAKLIPKYHEIVIKIIEQDPKIEKSYQALRDTTRDLASIAWDLPYKGKEEVAEILFKYNTFLLKNIEQEPMSEGCHNALIAATHDLSKFSWCVTDEGKQQLSKLLPQYYTILLRQIEQDPMSKSSFDALITATDDLSKMWHSSEIVKQEITKLIPKHNENILKITERVMNESGSADSGLDRLERVISILTSLVKPTSQDNRKILDLIVKMADEISQDTESVKGLDRIQKTVEDLGRFLQPSDAGQKQLFELTDKLCNTLIHRVKLSDDLKPLIRTVEALSKNLSGPSSDRVVISLLSVIEAALPLTKEDPHRHLFDSLERLCCIVIDKMKVTHLDGEELSRILTSLYKCFAALAESPRYSTEVQWMMRKQMKAFKEMIKWHPKSGNK
- the LOC116610604 gene encoding uncharacterized protein LOC116610604 isoform X1: MENYLRACDQNSVPVSTPSKGRLIMSSAPDLLDAERENYVRLLQLLVEGGTSALRKQFKDGLDKLYPDETLGEVLKAKEGQLQQLKKKGKLNQTQWRMLYPASGDPNMNNFDITLLSVLLRNIGSSKRPPTDPFWNNYPHDTDTSKEANYVRLRFLRNEIGHYPKITIKEGEFETYWMRISNVLISLGGNKDEIDNLKTKRPATRDYVGVLQQWRASDDEILQELHKQRKEMKQSFEEAKQSFEEAKQSFEEAKQSFEEAKQRDEEAKQRDEEAKQRDEEAKQRDEEAKQRDEEAKQVIIINKFACPLNIHIDLNTVWPSPPSSPSLHPLYKKIMHTIVETFIQGLNLLPTYYRKIAYDLFTTRYNAEYVTSEETNSLSITISCQSLEGLQKLWDDSQTGRLNEEMEKLLVADEVLQLYNLKEIKLQTEIDPEDFVNCWNQMKSDPDTPSADEHDHEVEQELMRRIREAEDAAQREKEKRKVIEAALAQMIQENTSKFVDKLKEKELTESEREELLQLLVAHHKVLLENVSCFEDSLRDKELGFLKNIVHDLNNSVMNVKEGKEELAKLIPKYHEIMIKNIEQDPKSEKSYQALRDTTHDLLYALRDIYQANEEHAKLIPKYHEIMIKNIEQDPKSEKSYQALRDTTHDLVDGLRDNFQAQTKHAKLIPKYHEIMIKNIEQDPKSEKSYQALRDTTHDLVDGLRDFDQAKEEHAKLIPKYHEIIIKTIEQDPTSDKSYGELKAMMCELKKLTSSSEIGKEEYAKLIPKYHEIMIKTIEQDPTSDKSYGELKAMMCELKKLTSSSEIGKEEYAKLIPKYHEIVIKIIEQDPKIEKSYQALRDTTRDLASIAWDLPYKGKEEVAEILFKYNTFLLKNIEQEPMSEGCHNALIAATHDLSKFSWCVTDEGKQQLSKLLPQYYTILLRQIEQDPMSKSSFDALITATDDLSKMWHSSEIVKQEITKLIPKHNENILKITERVMNESGSADSGLDRLERVISILTSLVKPTSQDNRKILDLIVKMADEISQDTESVKGLDRIQKTVEDLGRFLQPSDAGQKQLFELTDKLCNTLIHRVKLSDDLKPLIRTVEALSKNLSGPSSDRVVISLLSVIEAALPLTKEDPHRHLFDSLERLCCIVIDKMKVTHLDGEELSRILTSLYKCFAALAESPRYSTEVQWMMRKQMKAFKEMIKWHPKSGNK